From the genome of Delphinus delphis chromosome 8, mDelDel1.2, whole genome shotgun sequence, one region includes:
- the DPP3 gene encoding dipeptidyl peptidase 3, whose translation MADTQYILPNDIGVSSLDCREAFRLLLPTERLYAHHLSRAAWYGGLAVLLQTSPEAPYIYALLSRLFRAQDPDQLRQHALAEGLTEEEYQAFLVYTAGVYSNMGNYKSFGDTKFVPNLPKEKLERVILGSKAAEQHPEEVGGLWQTCGELMFSLESRLRHLGLGKEGITTYFSGNCTMEDAKLAQDFLDSQNLSAYNTRLFKEVGQDGKPCYEVRLASVLSTEPILDSEMNSKLRSYEFQGSNFRVTRGDYAPILQKVVEHLEKAKAYAATSHQEQMLAQYIESFTHGSIEAHKKGSRFWIQDKAPIVESYIGFIESYRDPFGSRGEFEGFVAMVNKAMSAKFERLVASAEQLLKELPWPPAFEKDKFLTPDFTSLDVLTFAGSGIPAGINIPNYDDLRQTEGFKNVSLGNVLAVAYATQREKLTFLEEEDKDLYIRWKGPSFDVQVGLHELLGHGSGKLFVQDEKGTFNFDQETVINPETGEQIQSWYRSGETWDSKFSTIASSYEECRAESVGLYLCLNPQVLEIFGFEGADAEDVVYVNWLNMVRAGLLALEFYTPEASSWRQAHMQARFVILRVLLEAGEGLVTVTPTTGSDGRPDAQVHLDRNKIRTVGKPALERFLRRLQVLKSTGDVAGGRALYEGYAAVTDAPPECFLSLRDTVLLRKEARKLIVQPNTRLEGSEVQLLEYEASAAGLIRSFSERFPEDGPELEEILTQLATADARFWKCPSETPSGQA comes from the exons ATGGCGGACACCCAGTACATCCTCCCCAATGACATCGGCGTGTCTAGCCTGGACTGCCGCGAGGCCTTCCGCCTGCTGTTACCCACAGAGCGCCTCTATGCCCACCACCTGTCACGGGCTGCCTGGTATGGAGGCCTGGCCGTGCTGCTGCAGACCTCCCCTGAGGCCCCCTACATCTATGCCTTGCTCAGCCGCCTCTTCCGTGCGCAGGACCCCGACCAGCTGCGCCAGCATGCCCTGGCTGAGGGCCTTACCGAAGAGGAATATCAG GCGTTCCTGGTCTACACTGCAGGTGTCTACTCCAACATGGGCAACTACAAGTCCTTTGGTGACACCAAGTTTGTTCCCAACCTGCCCAAG GAGAAGCTGGAACGTGTGATCCTGGGTAGTAAGGCCGCGGAGCAGCACCCGGAGGAAGTCGGGGGCCTCTGGCAGACCTGCGGGGAGCTCATGTTCTCTCTGGAATCGAGGCTTCGACACCTcgggctggggaaggag GGAATCACCACCTATTTCTCTGGGAACTGTACCATGGAAGATGCCAAACTAGCCCAAGACTTTCTGGACTCACAG AACCTCAGTGCCTACAACACACGGCTCTTCAAGGAGGTCGGCCAGGATGGGAAGCCCTGCTACGAGGTGCGGTTGGCTTCTGTGCTGAGCACAG AGCCTATTCTGGACTCCGAAATGAATTCCAAGCTGAGGAGCTATGAATTCCAGGGAAGCAATTTCCGGGTGACCCGGGGAGACTATGCACCCATCCTCCAGAAGGTAGTGGAGCACCTGGAGAAAGCCAAG GCCTATGCAGCCACCAGCCACCAGGAGCAGATGCTGGCCCAGTACATAGAAAGCTTCACCCACGGCTCTATCGAGGCCCACAAGAAGGGCTCTCGCTTCTGGATCCAGGACAAAGCCCCCATCGTGGAGAG TTACATCGGGTTCATCGAGAGCTACCGAGACCCCTTTGGCTCCCGCGGAGAGTTTGAAG GCTTCGTGGCCATGGTGAACAAGGCCATGAGTGCCAAGTTTGAGCGGCTAGTGGCAAGTGCGGAGCAGCTGTTGAAGGAGCTTCCCTGGCCCCCAGCCTTCGAGAAGGACAAGTTCCTCACCCCCGACTTCACCTCCCTGGATGTTCTCACCTTCGCCGGCTCCGGCATCCCTGCCGGCATCAACATCCCCAACT ATGACGACCTAAGGCAGACGGAAGGCTTTAAGAACGTGTCGCTGGGGAACGTGCTGGCCGTGGCCTATGCCACACAGCGGGAGAAGCTcaccttcctggaggaggaggacaaG GACCTGTACATCCGCTGGAAGGGACCCTCCTTTGACGTGCAGGTGGGGCTGCACGAGCTGTTGGGCCATGGCAGCGGCAAGCTCTTTGTGCAG GATGAGAAAGGAACATTCAACTTTGACCAGGAGACAGTGATCAACCCAGAGACAGGGGAGCAG ATTCAGAGCTGGTACCGGAGCGGGGAGACCTGGGACAGCAAGTTCAGCACTATTGCCTCCAGCTATGAAGAGTGCCGGGCAGAGAGCGTGGGCCTCTACCTCTGCCTCAACCCCCAAGTGCTGGA gatcTTTGGCTTTGAGGGGGCTGATGCAGAAGATGTGGTCTACGTGAACTGGCTCAACATGGTTCGGGCCGGGCTGCTTGCTCTGGAGTTCTACACCCCTGAGGCCTCCAGCTGGAGACAG GCCCACATGCAGGCCCGGTTTGTGATCCTGAGGGTCTTGCTGGAGGCCGGCGAGGGACTTGTTACCGTCACTCCCACCACAGGCTCCGATGGGCGCCCAGATGCCCAGGTCCACCTTGACCGCAACAAGATCCGGACCGTGGGCAAGCCCGCCCTGGAGAGGTTCCTGCGGAGACTCCAG GTGCTGAAGTCCACAGGGGACGTGGCTGGAGGCCGGGCTCTGTATGAGGGGTATGCGGCGGTCACCGATGCACCCCCCGAGTGCTTCCTCTCCCTCAGGGACACAGTGCTGCTCCGTAAGGAAGCCCGGAAGCTCATCGTTCAGCCCAACACTCGCCTCGAAG GCTCAGAAGTACAGCTTCTTGAGTATGAGGCCTCAGCTGCTGGCCTCATCCGATCCTTCTCTGAGCGCTTCCCAGAGGATGGGCCCGAGTTGGAGGAGATCCTCACCCAGCTGGCCACAGCTGATGCCCGGTTCTGGAAGTGCCCCAGTGAAACCCCATCTGGCCAGGCTTGA